A window from Deltaproteobacteria bacterium encodes these proteins:
- a CDS encoding DUF429 domain-containing protein — protein sequence MALKASPRKTLTTKSTTKRTTAKKVSEGRGLTVHRFAGIALGGGKTDRTAVAVIEYYPESRRVFLRAIRDKVRGHDGDSGDQALIDLLTIEEPGLEAIAFDAPLQLPKCIRCDLVCPGFESCRLPEMRWLWSEHEARAANKRPNKVFTPYTERCAEVYIANHLSRSLEEAFHPPHALGANAAPLAARAHYLARRLTGLKQFDVQSMKRATVKRAGGRSVPQLIEVFPKLSLWQIGRDLKVPKSYLRFHRHAVDSDEARHYVIKTLMEREIAFVYQQDLKTLIESPQAFDAFIAAITAYLEHRGQTVARPQGFPVDEIWITFPKNDIQWT from the coding sequence ATGGCTTTGAAGGCATCGCCTCGAAAGACGCTGACCACTAAATCCACAACCAAGCGAACAACTGCAAAGAAAGTCAGCGAGGGGCGAGGGCTGACGGTGCATCGGTTTGCCGGGATCGCGCTTGGCGGGGGTAAGACAGATCGTACGGCGGTTGCTGTGATTGAGTACTACCCGGAAAGCCGCCGCGTTTTTTTGCGGGCGATTCGCGACAAAGTTCGCGGTCATGATGGAGATTCTGGCGACCAAGCATTGATTGATCTTTTGACCATTGAAGAGCCTGGTCTTGAAGCGATCGCGTTTGATGCCCCCCTTCAACTGCCGAAGTGTATTCGCTGTGATTTAGTGTGCCCTGGGTTTGAATCTTGCCGGTTGCCAGAAATGCGTTGGCTTTGGAGCGAACACGAAGCGCGCGCAGCGAACAAACGGCCGAACAAAGTGTTTACTCCCTACACCGAGCGGTGTGCAGAAGTGTACATAGCCAATCACTTAAGTCGCTCTCTGGAAGAAGCTTTTCATCCGCCGCACGCACTAGGGGCCAATGCTGCGCCGCTCGCGGCGCGAGCTCATTACTTGGCTAGACGCTTAACGGGGCTCAAGCAGTTCGACGTTCAATCCATGAAGCGCGCCACAGTGAAGCGGGCGGGCGGGCGGTCAGTCCCACAGCTGATCGAAGTATTTCCGAAACTCTCATTGTGGCAGATTGGCCGCGATTTAAAAGTGCCGAAAAGTTATTTGCGTTTTCATCGGCACGCGGTCGATAGCGACGAAGCAAGACATTACGTAATTAAAACACTGATGGAGCGCGAGATCGCGTTTGTGTATCAGCAGGACTTAAAGACCTTGATCGAAAGTCCGCAGGCCTTTGACGCCTTTATCGCTGCGATCACAGCCTATCTCGAGCACCGAGGACAAACAGTCGCGCGCCCGCAGGGTTTTCCGGTAGACGAAATATGGATCACATTTCCAAAGAATGACATTCAATGGACCTAA
- a CDS encoding galactokinase produces the protein MSNTITFKSPTRVDLAGGTLDCWPLYLFLGDPLTVNVAIDIFTTASLTPREDSNVVLITKDLAKEKIYDNLSEALRDSEPAFDLVRAHLEYWKSSIGSRGFSLSTASESPVGGGLGGSSSLCISLLKVFQKWLGKNLAEGDVVRLASHLEARILLKPTGTQDYFPPLEGGLCFITYGAEGPSCRRMKIDDDVFKDRFVLVYTGRSHHSGINNWQVIKDWLDGDARTRAALQDLASISKSMGEALMRKDHHCLPEIFEKEYEARTRLSDGFSSPEIRRLHGLAKSHGAQTKICGAGGGGCVLLWSHDRKANVLRAAVEGAGFKVLTAKPWEP, from the coding sequence TTGAGCAATACAATCACATTTAAGTCTCCGACACGTGTGGACCTAGCCGGTGGAACGCTTGACTGCTGGCCGCTTTACTTATTTTTGGGTGATCCGCTGACGGTGAATGTCGCGATCGACATTTTCACCACAGCAAGTCTTACTCCACGAGAAGATTCGAACGTTGTTTTGATCACGAAAGATCTCGCTAAAGAAAAAATCTACGACAATCTATCTGAGGCTCTTCGCGATTCTGAGCCGGCCTTTGATTTGGTGCGTGCGCATCTGGAGTATTGGAAGTCGTCGATTGGATCACGCGGCTTTTCGCTTTCGACGGCTTCGGAGTCTCCGGTTGGCGGGGGCCTTGGCGGAAGTTCGTCGCTTTGTATTTCGCTTCTTAAGGTATTTCAAAAGTGGCTCGGAAAAAATTTGGCGGAAGGCGATGTGGTTCGTTTGGCGTCGCACTTGGAAGCCCGAATTTTACTTAAGCCCACGGGAACGCAAGACTATTTTCCACCACTAGAAGGTGGGCTTTGTTTTATTACTTACGGTGCGGAAGGGCCAAGTTGTCGTCGTATGAAAATTGACGACGACGTTTTTAAAGATCGGTTCGTTTTAGTTTACACCGGCCGATCTCATCACAGCGGCATCAACAATTGGCAAGTGATAAAAGATTGGCTGGATGGAGACGCTCGCACTCGTGCGGCACTTCAGGATTTGGCTTCGATCTCGAAATCAATGGGCGAAGCTTTGATGCGAAAAGACCATCACTGCCTGCCCGAAATTTTTGAAAAAGAATATGAAGCTCGCACAAGACTCTCGGATGGATTTTCGAGTCCCGAGATCCGTCGCCTGCACGGCCTTGCAAAGTCACATGGTGCGCAAACAAAAATTTGTGGCGCTGGTGGCGGGGGCTGTGTGCTTTTGTGGTCGCATGATCGCAAAGCAAACGTACTGCGAGCCGCGGTAGAAGGTGCGGGTTTTAAGGTTCTGACGGCAAAGCCGTGGGAACCATAG
- a CDS encoding DUF4340 domain-containing protein codes for MKKRAFPTTGIFIALVMAFAAWTYFSEYKGLEKETAEKEKSSAVLPFSTSTVTSVQLTDFDKQAPFNETLLKKDGDQWKLEKPLTDLADPMAVENFLSGLATQKIKETVVEAPDIAWATFGLDRPQLQAQFIMKEDGKETRRKILIGATPAFDGSVYGRIGDENRVVLFESSVEAMFMKESRDFRDKRFFPAAKHPEFSKAEFVVSGRKLAFEKKDGNWLIAGASATGIAWPVDSKKVQDWIESVSGLRAFDIWAEDKSDPIVIRGRKLGQPVFEATLKSDKGETYNAKVAAIGKEEAVAAATGSARPLVFSLNKNVIESLLKSLDDVRDLKFPFTLSGGTELSELARIEIEKPKTRESLPPFVRDGKTWKIADDAPKSFAGRKIKADAVDGFLKALSDLTATKVAAKLSALKLGSKKDEQGFIAKLKTSDGKMALEILVAEGAPGGNFLAKSSKTSGAVLELDKSAVDAIPLELLEPVAAAGAAVSKGTP; via the coding sequence ATGAAGAAACGAGCTTTTCCGACAACCGGTATCTTTATCGCACTCGTTATGGCATTTGCGGCTTGGACCTATTTTTCTGAATACAAAGGTCTCGAAAAAGAGACGGCTGAAAAAGAGAAATCCTCCGCGGTACTTCCATTTTCAACTTCGACGGTTACTTCCGTACAGTTGACGGATTTTGATAAGCAGGCCCCTTTCAACGAAACGCTGCTAAAAAAAGATGGGGATCAGTGGAAACTGGAAAAGCCGCTAACTGATCTCGCAGATCCAATGGCGGTCGAGAATTTCTTGTCAGGGTTAGCGACGCAGAAAATAAAAGAGACTGTCGTGGAAGCCCCAGATATTGCGTGGGCGACTTTTGGTCTCGATAGACCGCAGCTTCAGGCGCAATTCATAATGAAGGAAGACGGAAAAGAAACGAGAAGAAAAATCCTGATCGGAGCAACTCCGGCGTTTGATGGGTCGGTTTATGGCCGAATCGGCGACGAAAACCGTGTCGTGTTGTTTGAGTCGTCAGTCGAAGCGATGTTCATGAAGGAGTCGCGAGATTTCCGCGACAAGCGGTTTTTTCCTGCGGCCAAGCATCCGGAATTTTCGAAAGCGGAATTCGTGGTATCGGGCCGAAAACTCGCGTTCGAGAAAAAAGACGGCAACTGGCTGATAGCTGGTGCTTCGGCTACTGGAATTGCGTGGCCAGTAGATTCGAAAAAGGTTCAGGACTGGATCGAAAGTGTTTCGGGACTTCGCGCTTTTGATATTTGGGCCGAAGACAAAAGCGATCCGATCGTGATTCGCGGTCGTAAGCTCGGTCAACCGGTGTTTGAAGCGACGCTCAAATCGGACAAAGGCGAAACCTATAATGCGAAGGTAGCAGCGATTGGGAAAGAGGAGGCGGTGGCGGCGGCGACTGGTTCCGCGCGGCCTCTGGTTTTCTCGTTGAACAAGAATGTCATCGAGTCGTTGCTAAAATCGTTGGATGATGTGAGGGATTTGAAGTTTCCGTTTACGTTGAGCGGCGGAACTGAGCTTAGTGAGCTTGCGAGAATTGAAATCGAAAAACCAAAAACGCGCGAAAGTCTTCCCCCGTTTGTTCGCGATGGAAAAACTTGGAAAATCGCAGACGATGCGCCGAAGTCTTTTGCGGGCCGAAAGATCAAGGCGGACGCGGTCGACGGTTTCCTAAAGGCGTTATCCGATCTCACCGCGACAAAAGTGGCAGCAAAATTGTCCGCACTGAAGTTAGGATCAAAAAAGGACGAGCAAGGTTTCATCGCTAAGTTAAAAACCAGTGACGGCAAGATGGCTCTTGAAATTCTAGTCGCTGAAGGTGCGCCGGGTGGAAACTTTTTAGCAAAAAGTTCGAAAACTTCCGGCGCCGTATTGGAATTGGATAAATCAGCTGTCGATGCAATTCCCCTCGAGCTTCTTGAGCCAGTTGCGGCGGCCGGCGCGGCTGTCAGTAAGGGGACTCCTTGA
- a CDS encoding GldG family protein encodes MSKISKISLLLSGLFAVSVVVTRIILNGWVGGMWAPLGLSIVLFLFAVMRDWRLMFEFFTLKTTKHGMNMGALILTMLVLLVAVNYLAVSKDKKWDWTSEGLNSLSEQSVKAVQNLKADTELVLLYRTGENDEQIRRQMQDVAALYTEASSKLQLKMYNALQRPDLAKAYEYSSGPYAIFLVQKNSQGGADRHMKVEQPTEEEITRTLLRFARDKKKVVYFVAGHGEHDLGLKGPESISQFKSDLELSYDVKALELFKDPKVPEDADLVVIAGPRQSYLPAEVEALRTYAKRGGRIFAAIDPDSGHGLAGFTKTFGIEFQNNYVLDPRAMIPGAGNIAAIGNEFSSTAEATKPLRNGFTLFLIASALKRAPDAPKSITLEDLVKSDETPLATDQLTNSPKVRMKGPHTLAMMATGKLEDTDKEFQVIIAGDGDFLRDNLYRNNLNRDFAMNAVSSLAKDMDLVSIRPKAPKGTKISMTRPQEMMVLFGFLLPVPILMFFTSGLLWWRRKAA; translated from the coding sequence ATGAGCAAAATCAGTAAAATCAGTCTTCTTCTATCAGGTCTTTTTGCGGTGTCAGTTGTCGTCACCAGAATCATTTTGAATGGTTGGGTTGGCGGAATGTGGGCGCCACTTGGTCTTTCGATTGTACTATTCCTTTTTGCGGTGATGCGTGATTGGCGTTTGATGTTTGAGTTCTTTACGCTGAAAACGACCAAGCATGGGATGAACATGGGTGCGTTGATTTTGACTATGCTCGTTTTATTGGTTGCGGTAAACTATTTGGCCGTTTCCAAAGATAAGAAATGGGATTGGACAAGTGAAGGGCTGAATTCGCTTTCGGAACAATCGGTGAAAGCTGTTCAGAACTTGAAAGCAGACACCGAACTGGTTTTACTATATCGCACCGGGGAAAACGACGAACAGATTCGTCGACAAATGCAAGATGTGGCAGCGCTGTACACGGAAGCCTCTTCCAAATTGCAGCTGAAAATGTACAATGCGCTTCAGCGGCCGGATCTTGCGAAAGCCTATGAGTACAGTTCCGGGCCCTATGCCATATTCCTCGTTCAAAAAAATTCTCAAGGCGGAGCCGATCGGCACATGAAAGTCGAGCAACCGACCGAAGAGGAGATCACACGGACTCTTCTTCGATTTGCCAGAGACAAGAAGAAGGTCGTCTATTTTGTTGCAGGTCACGGGGAACACGATTTGGGATTGAAGGGACCGGAATCCATTTCTCAGTTCAAGAGTGATCTCGAACTTTCTTATGACGTAAAGGCATTGGAACTTTTTAAAGATCCGAAAGTGCCAGAAGACGCAGATCTCGTTGTCATTGCGGGGCCTCGTCAAAGTTACCTACCGGCAGAAGTGGAAGCCTTGCGCACGTACGCAAAACGAGGCGGCAGAATATTTGCGGCAATTGACCCAGATTCGGGACATGGCCTCGCAGGGTTTACAAAAACCTTCGGTATCGAATTTCAAAACAACTATGTTCTTGATCCTCGTGCGATGATTCCTGGCGCCGGTAATATTGCAGCGATCGGAAACGAATTTTCTTCCACTGCGGAAGCGACGAAACCGCTTCGCAATGGTTTTACGTTATTTTTGATCGCATCGGCTTTAAAGCGTGCGCCTGATGCGCCCAAGTCCATCACTCTTGAAGACCTCGTGAAGTCCGACGAGACTCCACTTGCAACCGATCAGTTGACGAATTCACCCAAGGTTCGAATGAAGGGACCTCACACACTGGCCATGATGGCAACTGGCAAACTAGAAGACACCGACAAAGAATTCCAAGTGATCATCGCGGGCGATGGGGACTTTTTAAGAGACAATCTTTACCGAAACAATCTGAATCGCGACTTTGCAATGAACGCGGTTTCGAGCCTGGCGAAGGACATGGATCTTGTTTCCATTCGTCCTAAAGCACCCAAGGGAACTAAGATAAGTATGACTCGTCCGCAGGAGATGATGGTCCTATTCGGATTCTTATTACCAGTACCGATATTGATGTTTTTCACAAGTGGACTTCTTTGGTGGAGACGTAAGGCGGCATGA
- a CDS encoding ABC transporter permease subunit: protein MRGIFVIAGKDLRNLFLSPLFYGIAGLCSIAWTLVYFLGLQDFNQASMMSAMQGGGEGASLHFVVFARHISLVNLVMIFAVSAMSIRLFTEERRAQTMALLLTSPVTATQITLGKFLAGLLGAWALVGVSFLYPLSLRAFAEFDWGPLIASYIGLMLITACYVAVGMFASCLTESAVLSVVMSLIFNVMLWFIGALSDASQEPALTKLFEHLNVGAHFIGFIKGGISIASVTFFLSVIVLMAFLTQRVVESNRWR, encoded by the coding sequence GTGAGAGGAATCTTCGTCATCGCAGGAAAAGATTTAAGAAACTTATTTTTAAGCCCGCTCTTTTACGGAATCGCAGGGCTCTGCTCGATTGCATGGACACTCGTTTATTTTTTGGGCCTTCAGGATTTCAACCAAGCGTCCATGATGAGCGCGATGCAAGGCGGAGGGGAAGGCGCAAGCCTGCACTTCGTCGTTTTCGCCCGCCACATTTCGCTGGTGAACTTGGTAATGATTTTCGCTGTCAGTGCCATGAGTATTCGGCTTTTCACGGAAGAGCGTCGGGCACAAACAATGGCTCTACTTTTGACTTCGCCGGTGACCGCGACCCAAATTACACTTGGTAAATTTCTGGCCGGTCTATTGGGGGCATGGGCTTTAGTGGGTGTTTCGTTTCTTTATCCGCTTAGCTTGAGGGCGTTTGCCGAATTTGACTGGGGTCCCTTGATCGCAAGTTACATCGGCTTGATGTTAATCACGGCTTGTTATGTCGCGGTTGGGATGTTTGCATCCTGCTTGACCGAGAGTGCTGTTTTGTCGGTGGTGATGTCCTTGATATTTAATGTCATGCTGTGGTTCATTGGCGCCCTTTCCGATGCGTCCCAAGAGCCAGCGCTGACAAAACTGTTTGAACATTTAAATGTCGGAGCACATTTCATTGGTTTCATCAAAGGTGGAATCAGTATTGCGAGTGTGACGTTCTTTTTGTCGGTCATCGTATTGATGGCCTTTCTCACCCAACGCGTCGTCGAATCCAATCGGTGGAGATAA
- a CDS encoding ABC transporter ATP-binding protein produces the protein MIEVSDLSKSYGPIHALQGITFNVKKGEVVGFLGPNGAGKSTTMKIITGSMAPSSGTAKVAGFDVFEDPIEVKKRIGYLPENPPVYGDMNIESYLTFVARLKGVEKNKVRTQVEKAIEKTDLGSVRRRLIQNLSKGYRQRVGIAQALVSDPEILILDEPTSGLDPRQVAEVRSLIQELKGEHTIILSTHILPEVQAMCERIIIINRGRIVAEDSLEGLASRMAGTLELKVRVARPGVEVESALRSVAGVSAVLKTDAGYTVNVLGTGDAAIEKVAEAAVMSKSGLLELRKESADLEDIFLKLTTSEENQKSGIAAAGGVA, from the coding sequence ATGATCGAAGTCAGTGATCTGTCCAAAAGTTATGGGCCGATCCATGCTCTTCAGGGCATCACCTTCAATGTTAAAAAAGGCGAAGTCGTCGGATTTCTTGGGCCGAACGGTGCGGGCAAGTCGACGACGATGAAAATAATCACGGGATCCATGGCTCCCAGCTCAGGCACGGCAAAAGTCGCGGGCTTTGACGTTTTTGAAGATCCCATCGAAGTTAAAAAGCGAATTGGGTACCTTCCGGAAAATCCGCCGGTTTACGGCGACATGAATATCGAATCTTACCTAACTTTCGTCGCGCGCCTAAAGGGTGTTGAAAAAAACAAAGTACGAACTCAGGTGGAAAAAGCGATCGAGAAAACCGACTTAGGTTCGGTTCGACGAAGATTGATACAGAATCTTTCGAAAGGTTATCGCCAACGCGTTGGAATCGCTCAGGCGCTTGTCAGCGACCCCGAAATCCTGATTTTGGACGAACCGACGTCGGGCTTAGATCCTCGGCAGGTAGCGGAGGTTCGTTCGTTGATTCAGGAATTAAAAGGTGAACACACCATTATTCTTTCCACCCACATTTTGCCGGAAGTCCAAGCCATGTGTGAGCGAATCATTATTATCAATCGCGGCCGTATTGTCGCAGAGGATTCACTGGAAGGTTTGGCGTCGCGGATGGCGGGAACGCTTGAACTGAAAGTTCGCGTCGCAAGACCTGGGGTCGAAGTGGAATCTGCACTTCGATCAGTGGCAGGGGTTTCGGCGGTATTGAAAACGGATGCCGGTTACACCGTCAATGTCTTAGGGACTGGAGACGCGGCCATCGAGAAAGTCGCGGAAGCAGCCGTCATGTCGAAGTCAGGACTTCTGGAGTTGAGAAAAGAATCAGCCGATCTGGAAGACATATTCTTAAAGTTAACAACCAGCGAAGAAAATCAAAAGTCAGGAATTGCAGCAGCCGGAGGTGTGGCGTGA
- a CDS encoding Hsp33 family molecular chaperone HslO, translating to MPESKKTPQRIKKFVTKDLTVRAAAVDATAVVEEMRAIQNSYPVPTVAVGRSMVAALLMASHLKNNQELSVYLQGSGPLSSVFAQASFEGKVRGVSSHPQLEVPIEGGKIQIAKSIGIGLLTVTHHLPHSVVPHRGTVELATSEVGDDIAYYLQQSHQIASVVSLGVHLNTFGHVEAAGGVLIELMPGHEEETAAKIEARVKQAKSVSTRLLEGASAADLVRDLLADFELIELDHEHDVLYQCRCSHERVKRSVSLLGLKELDEMIELKEETEVSCEFCGRKWMLSVDDLRQVRQDVYRDSLN from the coding sequence ATGCCAGAAAGCAAAAAGACGCCCCAGCGCATAAAAAAGTTTGTCACTAAAGATCTCACTGTTCGCGCTGCGGCCGTCGATGCAACGGCCGTTGTGGAAGAAATGCGCGCCATCCAAAACAGCTATCCGGTTCCGACGGTGGCCGTTGGCCGTTCGATGGTGGCGGCACTTTTGATGGCGTCTCACTTGAAAAACAATCAAGAGCTTTCTGTTTATCTTCAAGGAAGCGGTCCGCTTTCCAGCGTTTTTGCCCAAGCAAGCTTTGAAGGAAAAGTCCGCGGGGTTTCAAGCCATCCGCAATTAGAAGTGCCAATCGAAGGTGGAAAAATTCAGATTGCGAAATCAATTGGGATTGGGCTTCTGACAGTCACGCATCATCTGCCGCATTCAGTGGTGCCACATCGTGGAACTGTGGAACTTGCAACCAGTGAAGTAGGCGATGACATCGCTTACTACCTTCAGCAATCCCATCAAATCGCGTCGGTGGTTTCGCTAGGTGTGCACTTAAATACGTTTGGTCATGTTGAGGCCGCCGGCGGAGTTTTGATTGAACTTATGCCGGGGCACGAAGAAGAAACCGCAGCGAAAATTGAAGCGCGCGTGAAGCAAGCTAAGTCCGTTTCGACCCGGCTTCTTGAAGGTGCGTCGGCCGCTGATCTTGTGCGCGATTTGCTAGCTGATTTTGAACTGATCGAACTCGATCATGAGCACGATGTGCTTTATCAGTGCCGCTGCTCGCATGAGCGGGTAAAACGATCGGTTTCATTGCTCGGTTTGAAAGAACTCGATGAGATGATTGAACTGAAAGAAGAGACAGAAGTTTCTTGTGAGTTCTGTGGGCGTAAGTGGATGCTTTCGGTCGATGACCTAAGGCAAGTTCGCCAAGACGTTTATCGAGATTCGTTGAACTGA
- a CDS encoding histidine phosphatase family protein, producing MEPIVDNVLIIMRHAARAGGMDGLSPEGHKQAEGLPKLLELKILKLFRRPATEFRLVSSPKLRTQQTLRFLCDGLQASGQLPVQVLTDLDERTGDETQSAMEKRVRLQLNKWTKEANSTREPTPPILSVTLACSHLDWLEAAALFIDSDELELHRAEPWAPLTMKIYGFQNGIWRRFA from the coding sequence GTGGAACCCATCGTCGACAACGTCTTAATTATAATGCGACACGCAGCCCGCGCAGGCGGCATGGATGGACTTTCGCCTGAAGGCCACAAGCAGGCCGAGGGTTTGCCGAAGCTTTTGGAACTAAAGATTTTAAAACTCTTTCGACGTCCGGCGACAGAATTTCGTCTAGTAAGTTCGCCAAAATTGCGTACGCAGCAAACCCTTAGATTTCTTTGCGACGGGCTTCAAGCGTCGGGACAATTGCCCGTACAAGTTCTTACAGATCTCGACGAAAGAACCGGCGATGAAACTCAAAGTGCTATGGAAAAGCGCGTGAGGCTTCAGCTGAATAAATGGACAAAGGAAGCAAACTCCACTCGCGAGCCCACACCACCAATACTTTCAGTCACACTTGCCTGCTCGCATCTTGATTGGCTGGAAGCGGCCGCCCTTTTTATCGATAGCGATGAACTTGAACTTCATCGCGCCGAACCGTGGGCACCTTTAACTATGAAAATTTATGGATTTCAAAACGGAATCTGGAGGCGCTTCGCATGA
- a CDS encoding fumarylacetoacetate hydrolase family protein, whose translation MNIWAVGRNYRDHAKELGNEVPKQPMIFLKSGSSLVHGPQCELWEGSLDIHHEIEIALRFAGAPKGKDLHFDAAALALDLTARDLQTKLKAQGHPWTLAKSFRGSCPIGDFVEIPTEVPHFEFEFSLNGEVRQHGYTKDMVFDFDVLRRYVLENFPVEPGDLLLTGTPAGVSRINKGDRAQAWFRSDEGHEARQSWTFS comes from the coding sequence ATGAATATCTGGGCTGTCGGACGAAACTACCGCGATCACGCAAAAGAATTAGGCAACGAAGTTCCTAAACAGCCCATGATCTTTTTAAAAAGTGGCTCTAGCCTGGTACACGGTCCCCAGTGTGAACTCTGGGAAGGCTCCCTCGACATTCACCACGAAATCGAAATCGCACTTCGATTCGCCGGTGCGCCGAAAGGCAAAGACCTACACTTCGATGCCGCCGCCTTGGCCTTGGATCTGACCGCGAGAGACCTGCAAACCAAACTTAAAGCTCAAGGTCACCCGTGGACTTTGGCGAAATCTTTCCGCGGCAGCTGTCCCATTGGGGATTTCGTCGAAATTCCAACGGAAGTTCCTCATTTCGAATTTGAATTTTCCTTGAACGGCGAAGTACGGCAACACGGATACACCAAAGACATGGTGTTCGACTTCGACGTCCTAAGGCGCTACGTCCTCGAAAATTTCCCAGTAGAACCAGGCGATTTGCTTCTCACGGGAACCCCAGCCGGAGTCAGTCGCATCAACAAAGGCGACCGAGCGCAAGCGTGGTTTCGTTCTGACGAAGGCCACGAGGCGCGCCAGTCTTGGACCTTCAGCTAA